ACTACAAGCATGGCGCTCAACAGAATACGTTAAGGAACCATTGTGAGCTCGCCATGGGGCTCGTGCTTGTAGTCCCAGcgctcagaaggctgaggccagttagaggacagtctgggctacacagccaGTCGAAGACAAtcctgagttacatagtgagaccattttcaaaagatttttagGAGCTAGCGACACGGGTAGGCGGATAAGAGCACAGGCCGCTGTTCCGGAGGAactgggttagattcccagcaccacatggtaggtcacaaccatctacaacaaAATTGGGTCCCAGAAGCTCTTCCCGCTTCTGAGAGCCCTGCACCCATGTGGCACAGAGACAGGCATGCATGAAAGTCACACACATAGAATGAATCagtaaatctttaaataaattttaaaaggacaaaagaggaagaaaaattagaaaCCTAAGAAGCTACAGGCATCACGAAGTTAGGCGATGTCCCAGGATCACTGCTCTAAAGTAATAAAGCATCAGGTTAAAGTTTGTACATAGGGCCTGTGTACAATTATTCATATTTGCCTGAAATTACCCAAAACATGGTTTGAAGGTGGGTTATGAGTGTGTGGCTGCACATTcccctgtgtatgtgtgcgtgttgAGGCAGGAGGTGGACTCTGTGTGTCTTGCTCGCTCGATCCCTCTTCACCTTCTTTCACCTGTATTTCACTGAACTTGGATCTCAGATTTGCTTGAAGAGGCAAGCAAGACCCAGggttcctcttgtctctgcctccccagtgttgggattgaaAGACCCTTCCTCCACGATCAgccttttttgggggaggggttaaagacagggtttctctgtgtaacttgtagaccagattggcctctgcctccagagagctgggattaaaggcatgcaacaccaccagCCCACAGTCAgcattttttgtatgtgttctgGGGTTCACACTCGGTTCCTCGTGGTTACTCTGTACAGACTGAGCTATCGATCTAGTCCCCGCATGCTGACTTTTTTCCCCTgttggtctttcgagacagggttctctgtgcagccctggctgtcctggagttcgcTCCATAATCCACACccggcatcaaactcacagagatccccctacttctgcctctccagcgctgggattaaacacGTGTggtggagtgctggaattaaatatgTGTGGCACAGGGGATGCCAGGCTTTACCCCCACGTGATGAACTTTGGAAAGGTGAACAGGAGCTTTGCAGGCAGTTGTGCTGAAAGCACTGGCACCTCACGTTTCCCATGGAGGCAACCCAGGTCAACACCACTAGAGAGCGCAAGTCTCATTTCTCTCCCCCAGAGACACTGAGAACACGGGTCACGTGGGTCAGTGTAGGCCACAGAGCAGCCATAAGGTGGCGACAAACTCGCTGTGAGGGGAGTAAGTCTGAAAGCTCATTGGTCCAGAAACAACACTTgctgaggagagaaaagaagcacTCACACACCTCATTGGCAGGAAACTGAGTTGGCAGAGCAAGGAGCTCTGCATCTTCCCTCAGAGCTCAGCTCCTTGCTTCTGATCCGCTGGACACTGAGGTAAACACAGCCTGGTATCAAAAATAAGATCTGTACATTCCTTGTCctgttctccccacctcccttatCTCTGGGCAACCCAGTTCTTTCAGCTTTCTGCCTCCTCACGCAAGTCTACAGGGACAAGGCTGGAGAGGCGAAGCCTGTGGCCACCTACCCCGCCCTCTCATGGAGCAATAGCTGCAAGTGTTCCCAGGTTCAGGACCTTGAAGGAGGCTTCTGCTACTTTTGACTCAGGTGGGGCAGAAAAGGATGGCCGGGTTTCTTGAGGAGAACCTGTGCTCTTCGAACTGCAGGAGGGAGGGACTGTCAAGGAAGAGAAGAAGCTGTGCTCGGGTGCCACTGGTGAAATGTGGAGAAGCATCTAGAAGGTTTGCCAGAGGCTATAACAGAAGGCATGGGTTTTCATGACAGCAGAGTATGTTGTCCCGAGAAAACAGACTGCTGAGGAACTATCAACTGGCTTGAAGCAGGCATAGCATTTCACACTAGgtcaaaaatataattttttttcgGTTGCAGAAGaatgctgggggaaaaaaaggatgcAGGAAGATAGATGAAAGAGGTCCAAGACTCTAGAGGACAacaatctgtatttatttatttattcatttatttattattacattatcTTTACTGTGGTAAATTATTGTAAATAAGTTGTCCCAGTGTTATGAGTTGCCACCAAATTCATCAttctcctgcctgagcctcccgTGCAGTGGGATttcaggcagcaggcagccaaGTTGGCTTGGGAAGAACACAATTCCATGAGGAGCACATGGTCAGTGATTTCCAAGGGGATCAAGGAATTATAAAGATTAAAGTGGGGCTTGATGATAAACCATAACCAGGGAAGAGGGAGCATATGGCATCCCTTGAGCTAAAAACCAAGTTTGTTCACTTCCATGTGGACAGTCAGAAGTCAAGTTAAAGTTGGGACTTTAGGGAACCAACTAAAGGTTGAGCCATAAGCCAGGAAGCAGTTGGCTTTGGCAGGGCACAGGGTAAAGCAACAGAGTGTGGTAATTGCTGAAGAAGTTGCAAGGGCACACCTGTCTGTGCctcaaagggtgtgtgtgtgtggggggagtgtgtgtgcagatttgtatgagtgtgtgaatgtgtgtgtgtgaatgtgaatgAGTGTGGGTGGGCATCAGTGATGGTGATCAGGCAAAGTCATGATCAGCCTTCTGTGCGGCTTAGAAGAACAGGATGTTAAGAGAAGTCAATGTGCAAGAGGGGCTTGTGTGGTGGAGATTCTTGAGTGACCAAGTGAGACCAAGGTTAAAACAAGATTCCATGGtgaaaagaagggagggataaTTGGTCACATCGACGAACAGGATGGCGGACAGGAAGATTCTAGGCACCAGACATAGAGTTATGAGGGGGTGGAATTCTGGTGGCCATTTTGATGACCTCTCTTAACTCTAGAGCCATGGAACACAGAACTTGATGAGCATTCTCTTTTCTGATGGACTTGTGACTCCAACCTTACGCTGGTTACAGGACAAGATCACCAAAGAGGGGGGTCAAACTTGGTCCCAGAGAACCTGCCTGTAGTTAGCTCTGATCGTGTGACACCCATACCACCAGAACAAATCGGAGGTGATACACATTTCTGCCTGTTCCAGACCTGCAAGTACACCTTCTCAGGAGTGTAATATCGCTAGGGGAGAGGTCAGGCCTCCTGTATGTGTGACTAACATGATTCCATCCCCTACTTCAGGGAGTCTGGTGGAGCCTTGCCTACTGTGAATTCTGTGGAGGACAGTgtacacagagaaagaggcatCTCACTTGAGGCCTGAGAAGGACTATGGCTGAGGACCCCAACTCTCAGATGAATTCCAATAAGCGTCCCACCAAATCAGGAAGAATGGGTGAGTGTTTCTGGTCAGGGAGGGAGGTCTCAGTTTGGCAGCAGTAATCCTATATGCTTCTGTCACCAGCCATGGCACAGAATTGCCACTTGACCCTGGGCAAACCCTCCCCAGACCTTAACCTGTCCAGGTATACATAAGGGGTCCTATCAGTGCCAAGTATCACGTGTCTACAGACAGGAGAGACATTTTGGGTGTGGTATTGAAAAGACTGATGGTGACTTGAGTCCTCAGATGGGGGGTAGGTACTTTCAGAAGAATATTGTGGGAAGGGAGGCACGGCCAAGAGCTGTGTGGTCTCTTACAGATGAGCAACAGAATGCCATTTATCCATCTGAAGTCCAGCCTCACATCATGCCTCGGCAGGTAAGAAAATTAAGTTGCTACAGGGAGAGGCTCCAGCCCCGAGGGCATTGTCCAGACAATTTCAACTGTGCCCTAAACTCTGAGGTTCTAGCACCAGTCCTGTCCTGTGCTTCCAGTATGACCTTGggaaaataatttctctttgGGCCTCAGTATCCTCAATTACAGGAAAGAACAAAAAGGTGAGACTGTGTGGTTCGTCACCAGGTCTTGAGAGCTCTGTCATCCTCCATGGCTGTCACCAAGGTTTTGAGAGCTCTGCCATTCCCCATGGCTGTCACCATTTTAAAACATTCCCATCCCTTCTGTCTTGGTGGGCAGACCTGATATTGTACATGGATGTCTGTCTTTGCAGGAAATCTCCCAGGTGCCTGTGGTGCTACAGTGGCCCACAGCGTTCATACCTATCAACTGTACTCCAGTGACTTTGAGTCCTCAAATGATGATTGCTTTGTCATGGGATCCCTGCCAGCCTGTGACTATACCCTGCTTGTGAGTACAACAGAGACCAAGGAGCCAACTGTGGCTAATGGTACTGTGTCAAACTCGTGCTAGGTGCTATGGGGGTAGGAGCAgcaagaagggggaggaggaacaggagggggaggaagacatggTTCAAaaggatagagagggagagagggatggaggcaggaagggaggaagggaggaagggaggaagggaggaaggggagacgGAGGGAAACAGGGACCAAAAAGTATAGGAGAATGACAGAGGTACATTTCAGCCTAACTTGCAGGACAGGGTCCTCCCAGATTTAGTATTTCCTGTATGGCATGCTTGGGAAAGTATCTTTCTGAGCCGTTCACTTCCTGTGGGCATGCTTAGAAAAGTATTCTACACAGCAGAATCAGAGAGGACAAGCTGGATGCATACAGCAGGCAGGGCCTTCAAAATGTTGAGATTATTCATCCACACTGAAGTGAATGGATGTGAGGGAAGGTTCTGCTGAAATCTGAAGGCATAAGTGGAAGGGCCAGAGAGGCCCAGGGAAATGTTCCAGGCCAGCAGAGAATGTGTCTGCTAGATGAACTTGGCTTATCCTTCATGATGGGTGGGAAGTGGGCAAAATGGAGGCAAGAGCCAGTCTCTGATGAGGTCCATGCTCCCATCTTTCCTGGTGCTGTGCAAATCAGAAAGACTCTTGGTCATCTTCAGTGTACCGGGGAAGGAAAGACTTCCCAAAACTGTAGGGTCTTGGGGATGATCTATGGAAGGAGGTTGGAGGGAAAACAGGTCAATCAGGGGGAGGATCAATCCCAGGCCCAGTGGACTAGTGTCATTAGTCCTAATGTCCACAGCCATTCGCATTCCCCCAGACTGACCTTGCAGAGTCCCCGGCTTTCCATGTGTACTCGCGGTAGTTGTCATCTATAGACCTTAACCGCCCGGCTTCTCCTCTGCTTGCTCTCAGGGTCTCTAATGTGGTCCTGCAGCCCTGCATCAACACCATCCCTCCTGTGCTGCCGGCACAGGTCCTGGTAAATGAGTGGAGTGGGGTCAAATTCCTTAGAAGGGATGGGCTTTTTGCGTGGAAGAAGCTCATACAGAAGCTCACGCATGTTTGGTGGAAAGGACTGGAGGCTGAAGGGTCCATTGTGGTCAGGGAGGTGTCTTGCCTGATTTCACTCTCTCATGTCTCCTCCTTTGCAGGTCTCCAGCAACATCTGTCTCCAGGGCCGTGGCAATGCCAACCTGGCTCCTGGCAACTCCACCCAGATCAGTGATGCCTCCAACCAGGGCCGTGAAATCTGCACCCAGCTCCCTGATGCCTCCAACCAGGGCCGTGAAATCTGCACCCAGATCAATGATGCCTCCAACCAGGGCCCTGAAGTCTACACCCAGATCCCCGCTATCTCCAACCAGAGAGCTGTCTCTGCTGAGGTGGATAGGCAGAAGGTACTGGATGCTGCCGAGGCTCTCCTGATTCTGCACAACTCCCCTCAGGCCTGGGAGGAGACACGCAGCATACCAGGTAGCTGGCTCCTTGAATGAGGAACGTGGGGGTGGATAGGGTATGGACACTGGAGGGCTAGTGCCCAGATACTGGTAGCTAGAGTGGGTGGTTTCACGGACTTGAAGGCCTGAGCCTCGAGCTCTTCAGTCTGATTGAGAAGTGACAGCCAGAGTCTACTCAGCAGATGTTTGCTTATCAAGAGTTTTGCTCAACAGCACAGGGCCAGCACCCTGAAGTCAAGAAAACTGGGAGGCCTTCAGGGTGCCAAGTTCTTTCTGGAGTTCAGGCAGCGTACGAAGTGGAAGGAATAGGAGAGGGAAGAATGACTCCCGGCCCACAGTTGTATCCCACTTCGCAGCAGCCTGAGAAGGACTGGGAGGATATGCACAGGGGCTAAGGGTCTGGAATGGAGGGAGATCATCATGCTGGCTTGAGACAGTTTCCATGGAGACACGGAACATGGATGCCTTCCCGTGCTGACTTTTGCCAGCAAAACTCAAGTCCATCGAGGAAGGGATATGTGAGTTCAGAAGAGAATTTCATAGCCAGGGAGTCTGGAAAAGAAGGCTTCTGAGTAAAAATGGCCAGTGCATAGCACTGTGTGAGTGATTGGGAAGTCACTCTGGGTACATATCCTGAACCAGAGGATGCCACATGAGGCCAGAGAGCTTGCttctcacagaggtctacctggGTGGGCGATGTAAGCCATGTCGGGAACTCTGGGGCCGGGGTGAAAGATGCAGGATTCTTGTCAGAGCAAGGATCTTCTTCAGAGATCTTGGGCTTGACCCAAAGGGACCTGTGGCAGGGACTGATGGTGGCACCACTACTGCACTGAGGGAATTCAGGTAGGGACAGGTCTCTTCATTGGTCCCAGTGGAAACCTTAGGCTGTTTGGTCCACAGCGTTATGACTGCAGAGCCAGGTCATGACCTATTTGTGATCTGACTTtgcctttttgtttctgtctgcaGGTCCTGATGGGGAGTGAAGACTGCAGCTGTCCTGCCTCTGGATGTCACCTCAGCCTACACGCTCTGCTTCACTGAATGACAACTGGACATCTTGATATCACCCCACCCTAGCCCTAAGAGAGCTGTGAAGTTGGCCTGTCAAGGGCTGCCTGTTTATGAATTTGCAGTGTACTTCCAGCTCAAActgttaatttcattttcttaaggcTTTAGGCATGTTGTGGGCTTTCAAAAATCTTATCCTGAGGTAGGGAATGATCTAACTGTTGTGGTGTATTCTGGACcttgcattgtttttgtttgtttcttatttgttttccgTTGTAGGATGTGAATCTTTCTGTGTGTTGTAAAAGATGAACTGTGCAACATAATGTGAACTGTCTGTTCACAGGTTCTGAGTCCATAACGATGGCAGCAATTTTTGTCCCTTCATTGTTTGCATACTTGAACGATCCTATTTGAGCCATATCTTTAGATAAGCCAGGATACTTCACTTGCAtctagtgtctgtgtgtgaacacgaataaagttttattgttgTAAAGCACTGAGAAGTACAGGCTGACTCCTTAAACAATGTAAGCTGGATATTTGGGAACAGTGCTTTCTCTTCTCGGGCACTAAGCTAGCTAATAGTTTATTATTATTGACAGCCCGTTTTACTAAGGCACCAAGATGACCAGGCATCAGGTAGAAGAAGCCTTTGTCAAAGGCGCAGCCCCTTTATTGGCTTACCAACTTGAGCCTGTGTAGTAAAACCTCCAAAGAGGACTTTTCCCTGTCCCATGGCATGGCATGTCAGTCTTTACCATGTGAGCAGAGCGAATTGGGATTTTGGCAGAAAGCATATCATTCCACCTTATAACACATGGATTACTAATAAGACATTGTCAAAGCGGTTCGTGTCCTATGTCACGTTTGTCGCAAAAGTTCCAACCTCATCCTCCCTTTGCTCCCAGAATCTAGTCCTCTGGGACTCTAATCATGTGGTGTCAGCAATCGCATTTTAGTAATTAAGCCACGTATATTGTTGTGCTTTTAACTTACACGCTGATTATGGTTTTAGAATTCCCTGCTCCACACCACCAAACTCGAAAGTATTTCAAATTTGGAGTGCAAACAATAAACCTTTTGACCACAATTTAGAAGCAATTTGGCACTATATCTTTCATTCGTATCTTTACACTCAATTTGAATGAGCAGTATATTTCTTCATTGATTATTAATGGGAACCGTGTATTTTCTGCATAAATGTAGTCATGACAGAAATTGTGAATCTCAAGGAAGCCCCTCTATAATAGCTAGCCCTTACACATATCTTACACTAAAATATCCATGTTTAATTTTACTTTGAGGCAGGGGATATGTAAAGCAAGATTGATTCCTACTGACACCCTGAACCTGCTTCTTGATCCTTGAAGAGACTaccaaaacaataatgaaaagaaaacaatatttaaggCATGATATGATGATGTAGTGCAGACTTGACTGTaagaagtttttttcttttttgatcacGACCAGATGATTTCTATTAACCAGTAAAATTGTCAGTCTATGTATAGAGAAATGATCTCTGGCAACAGCATTTTAGCATTTTAAGAAGGTGAATATCTCCGGGAGCTGCTTCTCGAGAGAAATTCAGTAACACTGGAAGGTCTTTTGCTGGAAACCTTTGCATAAAGCAAGGCAACTCTCATCCTGGTGACCTGAGCATGATTTTGGACTCctctgaactttttaaaatttatatattggtttgattagtcatttatttatttagtctttgTGATGATATTTTTTTGTGATCTAACCAAatgtttgcctgaagatcagagggagGAGCTGGCCACACTCTTAGCCATCGACCCctccagtggtggcacacaccttgaatctcagcactggggaggcagaggcaggtggatttctgtgagttcaaggccaccctgggatacatgagattgatccagtctaaaagagaaacagagcccgGCAGTAGTGGCTcataccttaaatcccagcaattGTAATcagatgcctttaattccagcactagggaggtggagacagggctGATATGTCTGGGCCTAGAGAGGATTATAAGGCGGGAGGATACAGGGGCTCATTGCCTTCAGTCTGGGGATTCGAAGGGACAGGATCGCagctttggtctgaggattcagtagaggtgaGAGATCTCTCTTGTGGCTGGCTCCTTCACTTCTCcgacctttcagcatttaccgtgatatctgactctgggtttttattaataagATTTATTAGAACATTCTACAAGTCTTCTCTCATATATGATCCCAAATGccatttctttccccttctgtctctcctccaagcaccctcccccacaccctccccttctcttccagaTCCACTCCACCTCTGTTCTCCTTCAGAAACAAGTAGGCCTCCCCTGGGGAACCAACCatatatggcatatcaagttacagcaAGACTATGCACACAcccccatatcaaggctggatgaggcaccCCAATAAGAGGGAAAGGGTCTTAAAAGCAGGCAAACCAGTCAGACACAGACCCTATTTCCAATGTTAAGAGTCTCACAAGATCACTAAGCCACACATACAACCATAGTGTAttgcagagggcctagatcagACCTATACAGCTCCAGGATGgtctcttcagtctctgtgagctcctatgagccatagttggttgattctgtgggccatgttttTCTGGCCCCTACAATCCACTCTGGCTCCTAaaatccttcttccccctcttctgagGTATTACCCAAAGTTCCAAATAATATTCATCTGTGGCtctatgtcttagttagggtttctattgccgtgaagagacaccacaaccacagcaactcttataaatgaaaacatgtaattgaggtggcagcttacagttgcagaggtttagtccatt
This genomic stretch from Cricetulus griseus strain 17A/GY unplaced genomic scaffold, alternate assembly CriGri-PICRH-1.0 unplaced_scaffold_98, whole genome shotgun sequence harbors:
- the LOC100768212 gene encoding uncharacterized protein LOC100768212 encodes the protein MAEDPNSQMNSNKRPTKSGRMDEQQNAIYPSEVQPHIMPRQEISQVPVVLQWPTAFIPINCTPVTLSPQMMIALSWDPCQPVTIPCLVSNVVLQPCINTIPPVLPAQVLVSSNICLQGRGNANLAPGNSTQISDASNQGREICTQLPDASNQGREICTQINDASNQGPEVYTQIPAISNQRAVSAEVDRQKVLDAAEALLILHNSPQAWEETRSIPGPDGE